The Labrus bergylta chromosome 14, fLabBer1.1, whole genome shotgun sequence region AAACATATACAATGGTTTAAAGATAAACTGCTCTCTATCAGTAACCAATCTTTAAGTTAAAGATCTGGGTGAATTGGAGGCCTGGATGGGTAAAAACATACAGCTAACCCGTCGATGGTCACACTGATGTCTTGCTTCCTATCCTGTATTCTCTGGGTAGCATCTTAATCTTGGAAGACTTTGagtttgacctttaacctctcaGGAGAGTAACATGAGCTTAGGGCCTTGCCAGTTAGCGGAAGTTAGCTTACAAGAAGAAAACTACGTCCAAAACCTGTGCAGCAATTGACAGTTCTCCACCTCAGAAACAAAGTCTCGTGGACTGATTTTGAGGAAGAGAAACTTTGTTAAAACTCTGTCCGTCTTAACGctttgcagaaaatgtgttaaatacaACGACAGAATGAAGAATCTTAAATGTTGAGAAAGTAAAGCAAAACCTGTGCTTGGATGCTAATAGTAGCAAGCGGTAGCCTAACAGACCCAAATATTAAACAGTTTCTCAGGGCCAAAACTACCGAATTATCCCTTTAAACCTCAAACAACCTTCAGGATGACGTCCATGCTGACAGTCTGGCTTTAAAAATCTGTAGATAGCCTTTCCACAGCACACACTTCTACAGGTTTGTAGATAGAAAGCGGGACATAATGAACACAAAGAGAAGTGAAAGTACAATGAGAAGACCTTGTTACAGGCTATAGTGTCTTCAGAGACAGAGGGCAGCTCCCTGCTTGTAGACCCTGAATGCCTCATGgcagtttttatttctattaacCTGCTGGTCACTGAGACCCCTGGGAGCTCAGAGGCCTCAAGGACACTGATTATAAGTCAAATTGAATTCCACTTCTCAGCCATAAGCTGTTGAGAGAGTCCTCTGGCAAAAGCGTTTGTTGCACTGATGGTACAGGTACAATATTTTGCTGACCAGTCATTTCTGaatctgaaaaagaaacagattttcttgtgatttactCTTATTTACTCTAATATCTTAAGTTTGCTGAAATAACATAATGATACAGATCTGTAAAAAGTCAAGTcaagctttgtcaggtctgtcctcaagaaagaaaaaacaacttttaaaatgtctgttgAATGGAGCTCTGGTAAAATATTTCTGATGTATACAAGAAagtctgaaaataaatgttgattgGCCTTGCAGATGGTGTCAAGCAGATTGTATGCTTaggttgaaatgtttgatctaGAACTAGATCCTTATCCGCACTCACATGcaaaaatctttttaaaaagataaaatcgTAGTGAGATGACCACAGATGGGAGGCAGGATGTTATTATGGTGGACTTCATTAAGCCTGCTTGTTCTCCTTACAGACTGTTTTTCCTGTATACATGAAAACTAACGTGATTGGTCAATTCTACTTGGACTCCAAAATGCTGAAGACACAAGTTACTCCCTAAGGCGAAATCCTGTCCATAAAACATGGTACCTAAGAACAACATCTTGCTGGTGCCTGCAGATGTTCAAAGCAGGGAAGTGGGAGGAACAAGAAGTTTGAAGCTAAAGGCAGTCAGGGTAGGTCTATGGAAACATCTTCACGATTGCTCATGATTTTTGATCAAGTCAAGATCATATGAATTTGATATAGTTCTTTATTGTTTGTATGTCTCACTAGAAGGATCACTTACGGAAGCATCACTGGTAATATCTTGGAAAagttcatgtttctgttttgtgtaGTGTTAACATCAGTGTTTCACAAAATGATCTTTAATGGATGTAATTTATAACACCTGTCGCATTATACATTTTCCATCAGTCTTTCAGGTTGATGGAAAACTACACCTACAACAGCTTGACGCTCCAGCTGGAGGGGTTAAATGTCTCCAAGGATTCCCTCTACCctgcctttttcttcttccttttctcctACCTCTTCATCATGATTGCAAATTTAGGTATTGCTTTTATGGTTTTCATTGACGAGAACCTTCACCAgcctatgtacctacttttttGCAACCTTCCTTTTAATGACATCATTGGAAACTCTATCATGGTGCCTCGTCTGCTGATGGACATGTTGCTGCCACCTTCTGAGCGCCTCATCAGTTATTCTGAATGTGTTGTGCAAGCTTTCACCACACACATGTTTGGTACCACATCCCACACAGTGCTTATGATCATGGCCTTTGATAGATACGTGGCCATCTGTAATCCTCTGCACTATACAACAATAATGAGCAACAGAATGGTGATGAAGCTGACACTTTCTGCCTGGGGGGTGGCTTTTGCTTTGGTTGCGATTCTTCTCGGTCTGACCATGCGTCTGAACCGCTGCAGGTCTATGATCATGAATCCTTACTGTGATAATGCCTCCTTGTTTAAACTATCCtgtgaaagtgtttttattaataatgtATACGGCCTCACTTTCACTGTGGTCTTGTTCACATCCTCTATAGGAAGCATTGttctcacatacacaaagatCACAGTAGTTTGTCTGATGAGTAAGAACAAGTCTTTGAACAGTAAAGCCTTAAAGACCTGCAGCACTCACCTCTTTGTGTATCTCATCATGATGTTTAGTGGATGCCTTGTAATCTTTCTGCATCGCTACCCTCAGTACTCAGACTACAGAAAATTGTCAAgtattttatttcatatcaTCCCTGGAAGCCTCAATCCCATTATATACGGCGTACAGTCAACAGAGATTCGGAAATTTTTGTTAAATATCTTTCGGCACAAGAAAGTTGTGGCATCATGACAGAGACTATTTCaaagaagttatttattttaatgctttCTACTATTTTCATTGATCTAGTGCTTGTCCTTTTATATGTAAGAGTAAAGCTGATAACAGGCTTTCTTTGTGTTACAGCTTGATAATAACAAAGTCATAAGTGTACTGTGGTAATATAAAGTGGCTGTCTGCAACTGTCTATATACAGACAAATAccctttttgttttccatcaataattaaaataataaagtattttaactAAAGActcaagttttcttttaatgtgtCTGTGGGGATTTTTCtatgaagacagaaaagtccAGTCACTTATTTCCAACGTGCTAGCTGTTGATAACTGTGTGAACAAACAGCATCATGACGCCATTGTTGAAGTCCTGTTTGCAGTTTGCCACAAGCCATGTGgggaaacacaacaaacatgtgGAGGAAGTTGCTCTGGTCGGATGAGACCAAAATTGAAGTTTTTGGCCTAAATGCAAAACGCTATGTGTGGCGGAAAACTAACACTGCACATCACCTTGAGCACACCATCCCCActgtgaaacatggtggtggcagcatcatgctgtGGGGATGCTTTTCTTCAGCAGGGACAAGTAAGCTGGTCAGAGTtgatggagagatggatggagcCAAATACAGGGCAATCTTAGAAGAAAACCTGTTAAGAGTCTGCAAAAGACTTGAGACAGGGGAGAAGGTTCACTTTCCAGCAGGTCAACGAGCCTAAACATACAGTCAGAACTACAATGAAATGGTCTAGATCAAAGCATATTCA contains the following coding sequences:
- the LOC109998873 gene encoding olfactory receptor 8G17-like — translated: MENYTYNSLTLQLEGLNVSKDSLYPAFFFFLFSYLFIMIANLGIAFMVFIDENLHQPMYLLFCNLPFNDIIGNSIMVPRLLMDMLLPPSERLISYSECVVQAFTTHMFGTTSHTVLMIMAFDRYVAICNPLHYTTIMSNRMVMKLTLSAWGVAFALVAILLGLTMRLNRCRSMIMNPYCDNASLFKLSCESVFINNVYGLTFTVVLFTSSIGSIVLTYTKITVVCLMSKNKSLNSKALKTCSTHLFVYLIMMFSGCLVIFLHRYPQYSDYRKLSSILFHIIPGSLNPIIYGVQSTEIRKFLLNIFRHKKVVAS